A segment of the Lentimicrobiaceae bacterium genome:
TTGGTTCATGGCTCTCGGTTATCATGCCAATCTGGTAGCTTTCAATAATCCGGCTGATTTCGGGTAATCGTGATGCTAATACTGGTATTCCGGCATGAATGTAATCAAATAGTTTGTTAGGCAGGCTAAACCTGTAGTTAATATTGGTGTCTTTATCAAGTGTTAGTCCCAAATCGGCCAGCCTTGTGTATTGCATCATTTTCTGATAGGGCATTTTAGGCAAAAACATTACCCTGTCTTTGTATTCAGGGGCAGCAGCTTGTTGTTTGAGTTGTTCTATAACATCTCCTCCACCAATAATCAACAATACAGCATTTTCAATATATCTGATTGCTTCTATGGCTTCTTCGGCACCACGCTGAATATTGATGCCGGCACCCTGCATCAGTACAATTTTTTTATCATCAGGCAGCCCCAGTTCCTGGCGGGTTATAGTTGAATTGCCCTTATAAGCTCTTGGTATATTGCGGACTATATGCAGTGTTTTACCATATTTATTTTGGTAAAGATTTGCAATAGAGGTGTTTACTGTAAAAATATCGTAAAGCCTGGGAAAGATAAATTGTTCAATCTTAAGCCATATCCATTGCACACGGGGCCTGTTAACCAACTCAGGAGTTTCAGTGTAATATTCATGGCTATCGTAAACTATGGGTACTCGCTTGAGAAGGCTGGCAGTATAATTTGCCAGTAAGGTGTCAAGGTCGTTTGCTACCAGTAATTTGCAAGGGTGAGTAAGTAAATAGAAGAGCAGCCTGATGTTGTATTCAGCATAAAAGAGCGGCCCTTTTTTGAAAGCCAGATGCATCCTGTGTGTGGCATAAGGTCGCTGTTCCAAAGGAAGGCTGTCGGGTAAGGCACGCCCAACCAGCAATACCTTGAACCCCATCCTGGTAAGGCTATTGCACACTTTATCAACACGTTGATCGGTGCTTAAATCATTTGTAACAGAAACAATAACTTTAGTCAAGGCCGGAATCTACAATCAAAAATGGTTTACAAAATTATCTGATTTTTTAATACAAGCCTCATAAAGTATGAGAAATCAGTGATGCCGATTCTTATCTTTCAAATGAATGGCTTTCCTTGCTATTTTTCAACAACAGGCTTGTATTAACCAAATTGCAATATCCTTACCTTTGTGTCATGAACACAATCCCATCCTTAACGCTTCAGCATAATGTTAATCTGAAGTCTTTCAATACATTCGGCATGAATGTGAGTGCGCTTGATTTTGTCGAAATCACTGACGAAACCCAACTTCCTGCGCTATTGCGTATGATAAATCAATACCAGGGAAAGGTTCTTTTTATGGGAGGAGGCAGTAATATGCTTTTTACAGGGAATTTCAATGGCCTTGTGGTAAGAATATTAACCAAAGGAATTGAGATTGTGGATCAGGACGATGAATTTGTTTACGTGCGGGCTATGGCAGGTGAAGTATGGGATGATTTTGTCCAGTATTGTGTCAGAATGAATTATGGTGGCCTTGAAAATTTGAGTCTGATTCCTGGTAATGTTGGAAGTAGCCCGCTTCAGAACATCGGAGCCTATGGTGCCGAAATAAAGGATACTTTTTATATGCTCGATGCTGTGTCATTGCGCACCGGCGAGTTTCGTGAGTTTTATACTGATGAATGTGATTTTGGATACCGCAGCAGTGTATTTAAGCATGAGCTCAAAGGGCAATATCTGATACTTTCAGTGACTTTCCGATTGAGAAAAAACCCATTGCTGAATGTTTCCTATGGTGCTATTGCTGCCGAACTTGAGAAAATGGGCGAGAGCCCGTCGGTAAAATCAATAGCCAGGGCAGTGTGTAATATTCGTAGAAGCAAGTTGCCCGACCCCCTTGAGATTGGCAATGCCGGAAGTTTTTTTAAGAATCCGGTGGTAGATAAGGCTATGTTTGAAAAATTAAAACTTGCTTTTCCTGATATGCCTGCTTATCAGGCCCCTGAAGGTTATAAACTGGCTGCCGGATGGCTCATTGAAAAGTGCGGATGGAAGGGGTTTCGCAAAGGAGATGCTGGTGTTCATGCACATCAGGCTTTGGTGCTGGTTAATTATGGAAATGCCGGTGGCATTGAAATTCTGGAACTTTCAAGGCAAATTATCGATTCAGTAAGTCATAAATTTAATGTGATACTCGAACCCGAAGTTAACATTATTTGATTATGATCTTTTTTTTGCACATACAGCATTAGAAGTCCGGCATTGCCGGATTTTTTTTTATCCCGTATATTAGCATTCCGGTTTACGAAAGTCTCACTAAATACTTAAGCCATGAATCCTGCTCTGGTTGGTTTTATTGTTTACTTGCTGGCAATGCTGGCTATCGGATTGATTACATATGCCAGCAATGAGTCTAACCACGATTACTTTTTGGGAGGACGTAAAATGAATCCCTGGGTGGTGGCGCTTTCAGAGCGCACTTCGGGTGAGTCGGCCTGGCTTTTGCTCGGACTTCCGGGTGCTGCGCTCGCTATGGGCATAGTTGAACTTTGGACGGCTCTTGGATGCTTGTTGGGAATTTTCTTTTACTGGTATGCCATAGCCTTCAGGTTGCGAAGACTCTCAGAGAGTTTTAATGCCATAACATTACCTGATGTTTTTGCCAATCATTTTCAACAAGGTGGTTTCATCATTCGCTTTGTTGCTATGGTGATTATTGTTTTCTTCTTTACATTTTATCTTGCTGCTCAATTCAACGGAGCAGGCAAAGTGTTGTTTGTGACATTTGGAATTCCGCCTCTGACCGGAATGATAATAGGAGCATCGGTGATAATTCTTTACACGATGCTGGGCGGTTTTCTGGCGGTTGTGTGGACTGATTTTGCACAAGGTATATTGATGTTTGTTGCACTGGTAATTCTACCTGTGGCAGGTTTGGTTGAAGTTTATTCAGGTGGTCATTCGCTGAACCAGGCTTTAAGTGGTTTCGGAGGACATTATCTGAGTATTACAGGCGGTAAGTCAGGATGGGCAGCGGTTGCAGTAGTAATTGGCGGACTAAGCTGGGCTTTCGGTTATATGGGCCAGCCTCATTTGCTAACGAAGTTTATGTCTATCAAAGATCCCGACAAACTGAAAACAAGCAGAAAAATTGCATTTATCTGGGCTGTGCCCGCATTTTCGGGAGCCATGGTGATTGGCCTTGCTGGTTTGGCTTTATACGGGCAAGGTTATTTTACCGATGTTGAGCAAGTTATGCCTCATCTGGCAACCAGTCTGCTTCCTCATTGGATTGCCGGTATTCTTATTTCAGCAGCTATTGCCGCTATGATGTCAACAGCCGATAGTCAATTGCTGGTCATCTCTTCAACTGTTTCTGAAGATTTTTGCCATCATATTCTTGGGCTCCATCTTTCTTCACGAGTTATGGTCAGACTTAGCAGAGTGGTGACTCTTTCGGTAGGGCTTGTTGCTTTTTTAATTGCCATTACTTCAGATAAACTCATATTTTCAATGGTTTCTTACGCATGGTCGGGCCTGGGAGCTTCTTTTGGGCCTCCCATACTGCTGATGTTGTGGTGGAATAAAATTACCTGGAAAGGGGTGCTGGCCGGAATGCTAACAGGCTCAGTATCAACTGTTGTCTGGTCGGAAATCAGCTGGCTTGATCAATTAATTTCTGTCAGATTTGCATCTTTCATACTGGCACTGGCAGCTGTGGTTCTGGTAAGTTTATTAACAGGTAAAAAATCAAATCTGTCTCATGCATGAGCTATGGTTTTCCTGATGGATTCCCAAAGTCGTTCGGCTGATTTGTCCCAGGTAAATATTTGAGCTCTGACCGAACCAGCCTGAATGAGATTCATGCGTAAAGATTCATCTGTTGAAATTTTTTCCATCGCCATTGCGATGTCTTCAGGGTTAAACGGATCTATCAGCAAGGCTGCATTTCCTGCAATTTCAGGCATGGAGGTCACATTAGACGTAATTACCGGCACTGCACATCGGAAAGCTTCAATGATGGGGATTCCAAAGCCTTCAAAATAAGATACATAGGTGAGTGCTGTAGCCGAACCCATCACATTGCGCATGTCGCTTGATTCTAATCTGCCAGCGAAAATAACGTCATTCTTATATTTCATCTGGTTAAAAACGGAAGCAATCTCGCCTGTCCACCACTTACGGGCACCTCCAATCAAAAGCTTTGTATGACTTCTGTCCTGCTCTCTGAACAAATCATATGCCCTGAAAAGATTAATCAGGTTTTTGCGAGGGTGTAAGGCTCCTATGAAAAAGAAATATGGATGCCCGTTGGTATATTTGTCGCGTGTATGAAGTTTGGTTTCATCACTCACAGGTAAGTAACTTTCATTGGCGCCATTGTATACCACATCAATTTTATCAGCATCAATGCCGTATTGTTGGGAAATGTCTTTTTTTGAGAATTCAGATACGGTTGCAATCCGATTTGCTTTTTTTGCGTATTTTCTGAAAAAATGCCGGTAATACAACCGTTCGGCTAAAGGAACGTCTTTAGGATAATGTTCAAAATTCAAATCGTGAAAAACAGTAAGTGAGGGTATTTTTGAGCCTAAAGAAAGATATCCGTCAGGTGAAAGGAAAATATCAGGCTTTATACGCTTTAAAACAAATCTTACTGAAATCTCAAACCAAATATAATATAAAAACGGATGACGAGCCTGAGGTCCTGTAACAACCGGATGAACATTGTTTCCAAAGATAAACTCCTGATGAAAAGGTCGGTCAAATATGAAATAGAATTCATGCTCAGGATGAGAAATCACCATCCTTTTGAGATTCTCAAATGTAAACCATCCTATCCCTTCAAGCCTGCCGTTCAATAACAAACGCGTGTTAACTGCAATTTTCAAAATGTTCCGTTTTACATCCTTTCAGCATTAATATTGCTGCAAGAGATGAAATGATAAAATAATAATGATATTTTTGCGCAAATTTATAATTAATACGATTCAGATGCAGGGTAATCATTAAAACCTGTATAGTAAAGTTCACGAACTTATTCAGTTCATCATTAAAAGGCATGCAACGTAAGTTTTTTACCAACCTTGGTTTTCTTCTTTTTCTGAATCTGCTGGTTAAGCCATTCTGGATTTTTGGCATTGACAGAACTGTGCAAAACGTGGTTGGTGCCGAGGATTTTGGGTTTTATTTTGTCGTTTTCAATTTCTCCTTTCTTTTTAATATTCTCCTTGATTTTGGAATTACCAATTTCAATAACAGAAATATTGCGCAAAATAGTCAGTTGCTGAATAAGCACTTTTCCAGTATTCTCATTATGAAGATATTACTGGCGGTGGTGTATTTTCTCATTACTTTTGCAGCCGGATTGTTATGGGGATACAGGGGGGCAGAATTGCGCATGCTTGCCTTCCTGGGGTTCAATCAATTTTTGATTTCTTTTGTGTTGTACCTCCGGTCTAATATCTCAGCGCTCTTCCTTTTTAAAACTGATAGCATTATTTCTGTGCTCGACAGGATTATCATGATTGGCATTTGCAGCGTCTTGTTATGGGGCAGAGCAACGGGATCCGTCTTTAAAATCGAATGGTTTGTATATGCCCAAACCTCTGCATATGTATTGACTGCGCTTGTGGCTTTGATCATTGTTGTTAAAAAAGCCTCATTCAGAAGATTAAACTGGAATTTTCCCTTCTTCATGCTTATTATGAAGCAAAGCCTGCCATTTGCTATATTGGTGCTGCTCATGACTTTTTACAATCGCATTGATTCTGTGATGATTGAACGTTTGTTGGGAGGTGTTCAGGGAAAGGAACAGTCCGGAATATATGCGCATGCATATCGTTTGCTCGATGCTTCCAATAATATTGCCTATTTGTTTGCCATTTTACTTCTGCCTTTGTTTGCCAGACAGATAAAGTTGAGGGAGAAAGTTGATAATTTGGTGAAACTTTCCTTTACATTGCTTTTTGTTGTTTCGGTAATTCTGGCCGTGTCTTCCTATTTTTACAGTTTTCAGATTATGGATTTGTTGTACGATCATCTGATAATGGAATCGGCTTCCGTTTTTGCTGTATTAATGGGGTGTTTTGTTGCCATTTCAACCACATATGTTTTTGGAACTCTGCTAACAGCTAACGGAAATCTCAAGCAGTTGAATTTGCTGGCTGGCGGTGGAATGTTGTTAAATCTGGTACTGAATGTTTTGCTTATTCCGCGATATGGCGCACTGGGCTCAGCATGGACCAGCCTCATTACTCAAAGCCTGATGGCTGTTTTGCAGGTTATTCTTGCTGTTGTTTACTTTAAAATGAAACCGAATTTCAGATATTTAACTTCTCTGGTTCTTTTTGTGATAGGGGTCATCGTTATCAACATTTTCTCACTTCAGCTTCATTTAAACTGGGTACATGCATTTTTTCTTATGCTGAGTTTATCGTTTTTACTGGCTGTCAGTCTGCAATTGCTCAATATAAAGAATTTTATAAAAATTGTGGCCGACAATAAGAAATGAGCGGTATTATTGTGAAAAATGGATAACAATTATGAAAAAAAAATCCATACCTTTGGCCCTCTTTAACAAACCAACATTCCAATATGCAGGAGAATAAGTTTGCAGAAATCAGGGATTTTGACTCTTCCAGCCTGGGGATGTTTTTATTCTCTTGGCGTAAACACCTGATCATTGTTAGTATAGCAGCCGCATTACTTGCTCTTATTTTTTCGTCACCGATCTTTATTACGCCGCTGTATAAATCAACCGTAGTATTGTTTCCTGTGTCTAGCAATTCGGTTTCAAAAGCCCTGTTGACTGATCAACCCGCTGCCAAATCCGATATTCTTGAGTTTGGAGAAGATGAGCAGACCGAACAAATGCTGCAGATTCTTAGTTCCAGTCAGATTCGCGATAAAGTCGTGCAAAAGTTTAACCTGATGGAGCATTACCAGATTGATGCTAAATCAAAATATAAATATACCAGTCTATATCATCAATACGACAACAATATTACCTTTCGTCGTACTGAATTTATGGCAGTAAAGATTACGGTGCTTGACCGCGATCCTCAGATGGCTGCCGATATTGCCAACACTATTTCAGAACTGCTGGATTCTACCAAGAACAATATGCAGCGGGAACGTGCATTGAAAGGCTTCAAAATTGTAGAGCAGGAATATAACCGCCTGCAAACTGAAATCAATACCATGGAAGATTCATTGCGCAAAATACGCGAAATTGGTGTTTTTGACTATGAATCGCAGTCTGAAATGATCAATCAGCAGCTTGCTATTGAAATAGCACATGGGAATACCCGTGGTATCAATGCATTAGAAGATAAACTTTCATTGCTGGCCAAATACGGAGGTGCTTATGTGTCTCTCAGAGATATGCTCGAACATGAGAAAAAGCAGCTTAGCTATTTGAAAGCACGTTATGAAGAAGCTAAAGTTGATGCTGAAGAAAATCTGCCTCAGAAATTTATTGTAGAATCAGCCTACAAAGCTGAACGGAAATCATACCCGGTTCGCTGGATTATAGTTTTGGTTTCTACCATATCTGCTTTTCTGTTGTCAATACTGGTAATTATTAGTATTGATAAGTTCGGGAAGCAGAAATCAGTTAAAAAAAAACTCTTGAGTGGAGCAAAGTCAGCCTAAAGCTCAATATAATGGATAATATCAAGCCAACTATGGACAATTATTTCAATAATATCCACCTGATGAGGATATTCATTAAGTGGAAATGGCATCTGCTAAGTATCGTTTTATTTGCAGCAGTGCTTGCTCTGATATTTTCGGGCTCGTTTTTTATTAAGCCTAGGTATAAATCTTTTGCCTTGGTTTACCCGTCCAATATTGCTCCTTATTCTGATGAAAGCGAGTCAGAACAAATGCTGCAATGGCTTCAGTCTTCTGATATCAAGGACAGTATAATCAAAAAATTCAATTTGTCGAAGCATTATAAGATTGACTCTTCTTATAAATACTACTATTCTACAATGAATCACCTTTACAGGCAGAATGTAGAGATTAATAAAACTCAATGGGAGTCTATTGAAATACAGGTAACAGATACTGACCCTGTAATTGCGAATGAAATGGTTCTTTCAATCATCGATTTTTGTAATAAGAAAATCAGAAAGATACACAGAGATAAATATTTTGAGGTTGTGTTAAGCCTCGGCCGCACACTTCAGGAAAAAAAGGCGGAGTTAGACAGTGTTGAAAAGCAACTGGCTGACCTCAGGGTCAATTATGAGTTAATTGATTATGAAGCTCAATCGCGGGAAATTACCAGAGGATATCTTAGAACTGTTGACGGATCAAATTCTACCAACATTAATATGAAGGATGTCCTTCGTATGAAGTCAAATTTTGAGCAAAAGGCCGGTGAAATGGC
Coding sequences within it:
- a CDS encoding glycosyltransferase family 4 protein, whose product is MKIAVNTRLLLNGRLEGIGWFTFENLKRMVISHPEHEFYFIFDRPFHQEFIFGNNVHPVVTGPQARHPFLYYIWFEISVRFVLKRIKPDIFLSPDGYLSLGSKIPSLTVFHDLNFEHYPKDVPLAERLYYRHFFRKYAKKANRIATVSEFSKKDISQQYGIDADKIDVVYNGANESYLPVSDETKLHTRDKYTNGHPYFFFIGALHPRKNLINLFRAYDLFREQDRSHTKLLIGGARKWWTGEIASVFNQMKYKNDVIFAGRLESSDMRNVMGSATALTYVSYFEGFGIPIIEAFRCAVPVITSNVTSMPEIAGNAALLIDPFNPEDIAMAMEKISTDESLRMNLIQAGSVRAQIFTWDKSAERLWESIRKTIAHA
- a CDS encoding oligosaccharide flippase family protein, whose product is MQRKFFTNLGFLLFLNLLVKPFWIFGIDRTVQNVVGAEDFGFYFVVFNFSFLFNILLDFGITNFNNRNIAQNSQLLNKHFSSILIMKILLAVVYFLITFAAGLLWGYRGAELRMLAFLGFNQFLISFVLYLRSNISALFLFKTDSIISVLDRIIMIGICSVLLWGRATGSVFKIEWFVYAQTSAYVLTALVALIIVVKKASFRRLNWNFPFFMLIMKQSLPFAILVLLMTFYNRIDSVMIERLLGGVQGKEQSGIYAHAYRLLDASNNIAYLFAILLLPLFARQIKLREKVDNLVKLSFTLLFVVSVILAVSSYFYSFQIMDLLYDHLIMESASVFAVLMGCFVAISTTYVFGTLLTANGNLKQLNLLAGGGMLLNLVLNVLLIPRYGALGSAWTSLITQSLMAVLQVILAVVYFKMKPNFRYLTSLVLFVIGVIVINIFSLQLHLNWVHAFFLMLSLSFLLAVSLQLLNIKNFIKIVADNKK
- the murB gene encoding UDP-N-acetylmuramate dehydrogenase, encoding MNTIPSLTLQHNVNLKSFNTFGMNVSALDFVEITDETQLPALLRMINQYQGKVLFMGGGSNMLFTGNFNGLVVRILTKGIEIVDQDDEFVYVRAMAGEVWDDFVQYCVRMNYGGLENLSLIPGNVGSSPLQNIGAYGAEIKDTFYMLDAVSLRTGEFREFYTDECDFGYRSSVFKHELKGQYLILSVTFRLRKNPLLNVSYGAIAAELEKMGESPSVKSIARAVCNIRRSKLPDPLEIGNAGSFFKNPVVDKAMFEKLKLAFPDMPAYQAPEGYKLAAGWLIEKCGWKGFRKGDAGVHAHQALVLVNYGNAGGIEILELSRQIIDSVSHKFNVILEPEVNII
- a CDS encoding glycosyltransferase; its protein translation is MTKVIVSVTNDLSTDQRVDKVCNSLTRMGFKVLLVGRALPDSLPLEQRPYATHRMHLAFKKGPLFYAEYNIRLLFYLLTHPCKLLVANDLDTLLANYTASLLKRVPIVYDSHEYYTETPELVNRPRVQWIWLKIEQFIFPRLYDIFTVNTSIANLYQNKYGKTLHIVRNIPRAYKGNSTITRQELGLPDDKKIVLMQGAGINIQRGAEEAIEAIRYIENAVLLIIGGGDVIEQLKQQAAAPEYKDRVMFLPKMPYQKMMQYTRLADLGLTLDKDTNINYRFSLPNKLFDYIHAGIPVLASRLPEISRIIESYQIGMITESHEPTEIARIINLMLSDEKSVANWKINLAKAASELTWENEEKVLMAIYQKYV
- a CDS encoding sodium/proline symporter translates to MNPALVGFIVYLLAMLAIGLITYASNESNHDYFLGGRKMNPWVVALSERTSGESAWLLLGLPGAALAMGIVELWTALGCLLGIFFYWYAIAFRLRRLSESFNAITLPDVFANHFQQGGFIIRFVAMVIIVFFFTFYLAAQFNGAGKVLFVTFGIPPLTGMIIGASVIILYTMLGGFLAVVWTDFAQGILMFVALVILPVAGLVEVYSGGHSLNQALSGFGGHYLSITGGKSGWAAVAVVIGGLSWAFGYMGQPHLLTKFMSIKDPDKLKTSRKIAFIWAVPAFSGAMVIGLAGLALYGQGYFTDVEQVMPHLATSLLPHWIAGILISAAIAAMMSTADSQLLVISSTVSEDFCHHILGLHLSSRVMVRLSRVVTLSVGLVAFLIAITSDKLIFSMVSYAWSGLGASFGPPILLMLWWNKITWKGVLAGMLTGSVSTVVWSEISWLDQLISVRFASFILALAAVVLVSLLTGKKSNLSHA